One segment of Haloplanus natans DSM 17983 DNA contains the following:
- a CDS encoding Na+/H+ antiporter NhaC family protein, producing MSEHDLPDDPPDASRVRFYGGRGMSALPLAVFIVWAIVQSGLLGIGDTSGLVIGMLVGLVVGMLFVKGNWKSYADVIFDGMTQRVAATAVVAWLWAGMFADTIQAGGFVDGLVWASAAANVGAGLFPALTFIFAALLATGIGTGYGTAVAFTSLVFPAGVLLGADPVLLFGAILSGAVFGDNLAPVSDTTIVSAVTQDADIGGVVASRFKYALVAAVLALASYVVAGQSMAGEPLDVGTNAAAGVGPLGLVHLLSIAVVIVTAVQGRHIIEAVSWGLIVSIALNLVLGLAPASAMLVFRTTSESGIAATLSGLPVLGALIEVSPDASATVGGSLYTGALGFFPLIVLVLLIVGAAQVMRAGGGFAAIEEWLLDNVATTVRRAETTMVIGTAIVNATITINTAAEIAIAPFIRTLGQRFNINGYRRANILDANTSALGYIFPWGGGVLAGYAAMIQLPQQFDWFTEAMLANPAAVWPYVFHGWFLVAVFLVAAWTGYGLEYVPDRQSEEVARV from the coding sequence ATGAGCGAACACGACCTCCCTGATGATCCGCCCGACGCCTCGCGCGTCCGATTTTACGGTGGCCGGGGCATGAGTGCCCTCCCACTGGCCGTCTTCATCGTCTGGGCTATCGTCCAGAGCGGCCTCCTCGGTATCGGCGACACGTCCGGACTCGTCATCGGGATGCTCGTCGGCCTCGTCGTCGGGATGCTGTTCGTAAAGGGTAACTGGAAGAGCTATGCCGACGTCATCTTCGACGGGATGACCCAGCGCGTGGCGGCGACGGCCGTCGTGGCGTGGCTCTGGGCCGGCATGTTCGCCGACACCATCCAGGCCGGCGGCTTCGTCGACGGCCTCGTCTGGGCGTCGGCCGCCGCCAACGTCGGCGCGGGACTGTTCCCCGCACTGACCTTCATTTTCGCCGCCCTGCTGGCGACGGGCATCGGCACCGGCTACGGCACCGCCGTCGCCTTCACCAGCCTCGTCTTCCCCGCGGGCGTCCTGCTGGGCGCCGACCCCGTTCTCCTGTTCGGCGCCATCCTCTCCGGCGCCGTCTTCGGCGACAACCTCGCGCCCGTCTCCGACACCACCATCGTGAGCGCGGTGACCCAGGACGCCGACATCGGCGGGGTCGTCGCCTCGCGGTTCAAATACGCCCTCGTCGCCGCCGTCCTCGCGCTGGCGAGTTACGTCGTCGCCGGGCAGTCGATGGCGGGCGAACCGCTCGATGTGGGCACGAACGCCGCCGCGGGCGTCGGTCCCCTCGGCCTCGTCCACCTCCTCTCCATCGCCGTCGTCATCGTCACCGCCGTCCAGGGCCGTCACATCATCGAAGCCGTCTCGTGGGGGCTGATCGTCTCTATCGCGCTCAACCTCGTCCTCGGCCTCGCGCCGGCCTCTGCGATGCTCGTCTTTCGCACCACGTCCGAGTCGGGTATCGCGGCGACGCTTTCCGGACTGCCCGTCCTCGGCGCGCTGATCGAGGTGTCGCCCGACGCGTCGGCGACGGTCGGCGGCAGCCTCTACACCGGCGCGCTCGGCTTTTTCCCGCTGATCGTGCTCGTCCTCCTCATCGTCGGCGCGGCGCAGGTGATGCGCGCCGGCGGTGGCTTCGCCGCCATCGAGGAGTGGCTCCTCGACAACGTGGCGACGACGGTCCGTCGGGCCGAGACGACGATGGTCATCGGCACCGCCATCGTCAACGCGACCATCACGATCAACACGGCGGCCGAAATCGCCATCGCGCCCTTCATCCGGACGCTCGGCCAGCGGTTCAACATCAACGGCTACCGCCGCGCCAACATCCTCGACGCCAACACCTCCGCGCTCGGCTACATCTTCCCGTGGGGCGGCGGCGTCCTCGCGGGCTACGCGGCCATGATCCAACTGCCCCAGCAGTTCGACTGGTTCACCGAGGCGATGCTCGCCAACCCCGCCGCGGTGTGGCCCTACGTCTTCCACGGCTGGTTCCTCGTCGCCGTTTTCCTCGTCGCGGCGTGGACCGGCTACGGGCTGGAGTACGTCCCCGACCGGCAGAGCGAGGAGGTGGCGCGGGTATGA
- a CDS encoding DUF7513 family protein: MNVRKLLAGLTFRTNRPSYSAGDELTAFVTGYEDGVAQVRVGDTIITLPDAEGGLADRLVRLRVTDFDATDATGSGELLGVVDEN; the protein is encoded by the coding sequence ATGAACGTCCGCAAACTGCTCGCGGGCTTGACGTTCCGGACGAATCGGCCGTCCTACAGCGCCGGCGACGAACTCACGGCGTTCGTCACGGGGTACGAGGACGGTGTCGCGCAGGTGCGGGTCGGCGATACGATCATCACGCTCCCGGACGCGGAGGGAGGATTGGCGGACCGACTCGTTCGCCTTCGAGTCACCGACTTCGACGCCACGGACGCGACGGGCAGTGGCGAGTTGCTGGGCGTCGTCGACGAGAACTAG
- a CDS encoding uS10/mL48 family ribosomal protein has product MAFVTKLSFQSGDRDALEALVTDIKRMVERKGAECKGPHSAPPDRLTVPQYRTLGPGDQFPSWTYTTYTRRLEIHGNDEVAGRVGHMDFPDHVHVEIEVDRKKPLGHRKD; this is encoded by the coding sequence ATGGCCTTCGTCACGAAACTCAGCTTCCAGAGCGGCGACCGGGACGCCCTCGAAGCCCTCGTCACCGACATCAAGCGGATGGTCGAACGAAAAGGCGCCGAATGCAAGGGTCCCCACTCCGCGCCGCCGGATCGACTCACCGTCCCGCAGTATCGCACGCTCGGCCCCGGCGACCAGTTTCCGTCGTGGACCTACACCACCTACACCCGCCGACTGGAGATCCACGGCAACGACGAGGTTGCCGGGCGCGTCGGCCACATGGACTTCCCGGACCACGTCCACGTCGAAATCGAAGTCGACCGCAAGAAGCCACTCGGCCACCGGAAGGACTAG
- a CDS encoding bis(5'-nucleosyl)-tetraphosphatase, with the protein MTVEATSAGAILFRDTRGHREYLLLKSRPGDWEFPKGGVEGDEELQQTAIREVSEEAGIEDFRLIDGFREEYDYVFEAGGNTIHKTVHLFIARSFEASAELSNEHRDLQWRDYDQAINTITQDGPRDILEQAHDYLDELVDEAEAAEGGRTYLG; encoded by the coding sequence ATGACGGTCGAAGCGACCAGTGCTGGAGCCATCCTCTTCCGCGACACCCGCGGCCACCGGGAGTATTTGCTCCTGAAGAGCCGACCGGGGGACTGGGAGTTCCCCAAAGGCGGGGTCGAAGGCGACGAGGAGCTTCAGCAGACTGCGATCAGAGAGGTTAGCGAGGAGGCTGGCATCGAGGACTTCCGACTCATCGACGGCTTCCGCGAGGAGTACGACTACGTCTTCGAGGCCGGTGGCAACACCATCCACAAGACGGTGCATCTGTTCATCGCCCGTTCGTTCGAGGCCAGTGCCGAACTCTCGAACGAACACCGCGACCTGCAGTGGCGCGACTACGACCAGGCGATCAACACCATCACGCAGGACGGCCCCCGCGACATCCTCGAACAGGCCCACGACTACCTCGACGAACTCGTCGACGAGGCCGAGGCCGCCGAGGGCGGACGGACGTATCTCGGGTAG
- a CDS encoding DUF5787 family protein, translating into MTAPGDTEFGFELVTCRWAERAWPPDRESTAVPVVAHQLGTQRRRWDTIVVEADPDALDARAAFGERALDSDLLHVVRNAPTGWAWYRDALPDPGYPWRYVRAAVHRADARGVVETRRDGNRIEIRRVAPYPDWVRRIVAIENKPDLSASAARALADQLAHDVTTALADEVWVATAATGATVEPALLEDLPVEAGVLALDFGDASAGDVPEARVAWHPARLDPTSDTSLSAEEKAAKRLEIAERAYGSGWRSYVDTMRPDCRWFELRDRAGAFVPWCAAKARHQTAAECAGSCPEFQPEPPAWRTRGWPIEGGPGKGLKRLLAARRRRRR; encoded by the coding sequence ATGACCGCTCCCGGCGACACCGAGTTCGGCTTCGAACTCGTCACCTGCCGCTGGGCGGAGCGCGCGTGGCCGCCGGACCGCGAGTCGACTGCGGTACCAGTCGTCGCCCACCAACTCGGCACGCAGCGGCGGCGCTGGGACACCATCGTCGTCGAGGCCGACCCCGACGCACTCGACGCCCGCGCCGCCTTCGGCGAACGAGCGCTCGATTCCGACCTCCTGCACGTCGTCCGCAACGCCCCCACCGGGTGGGCCTGGTATCGTGACGCTCTCCCCGACCCCGGCTATCCGTGGCGCTACGTCCGCGCCGCCGTCCACCGTGCCGACGCCCGTGGCGTCGTCGAGACGCGCCGTGACGGCAACCGAATCGAGATTCGGCGGGTGGCGCCCTACCCCGACTGGGTGCGACGGATCGTCGCGATAGAGAACAAACCCGACCTATCGGCGAGCGCGGCGCGAGCGCTCGCCGACCAGCTCGCTCACGACGTGACGACGGCGCTCGCCGACGAGGTGTGGGTCGCCACCGCCGCCACGGGCGCGACGGTCGAACCCGCCCTCCTGGAGGACCTCCCCGTCGAGGCCGGCGTGTTGGCGCTCGATTTCGGCGACGCCAGCGCCGGCGACGTGCCCGAAGCGCGGGTGGCGTGGCATCCCGCGCGGCTCGACCCGACGAGCGACACGTCGCTCTCGGCCGAGGAGAAGGCCGCCAAACGCCTCGAAATCGCCGAGCGCGCGTACGGCTCCGGGTGGCGATCCTACGTCGACACGATGCGTCCGGACTGCCGGTGGTTCGAGCTCCGGGACCGGGCCGGAGCGTTCGTCCCCTGGTGTGCGGCGAAGGCCCGTCACCAGACGGCCGCGGAGTGTGCGGGCTCCTGTCCCGAGTTCCAGCCCGAACCCCCGGCGTGGCGCACCCGCGGCTGGCCCATCGAGGGCGGGCCGGGCAAGGGACTCAAGCGGCTGCTGGCGGCGCGACGACGACGACGTCGTTAG
- a CDS encoding DUF5797 family protein, which yields MILSEEERERLADIVRLQPTKNKELQERWGMESGSEVHSYLEDHLADYYYRNDDSYICATPEAAELTGADPGLEGDENGVEIIRVPELEAQVFEVVAGPDERSESVVSVLQKVRSAFDADPEVDAVREALQSLRRKGVVEVVYRTVPTFKLAVERDDVDVEVV from the coding sequence ATGATACTGTCGGAGGAGGAACGCGAGCGGCTGGCGGACATCGTCCGCCTCCAGCCGACGAAGAACAAGGAACTACAGGAGCGGTGGGGGATGGAGAGCGGTAGCGAGGTCCACTCCTATCTGGAGGATCACCTGGCCGACTACTACTACCGCAACGATGACAGCTACATCTGCGCGACGCCGGAGGCGGCGGAGCTAACGGGCGCCGACCCCGGCCTCGAAGGCGACGAGAACGGCGTCGAAATCATCCGCGTCCCCGAACTCGAAGCACAGGTGTTCGAGGTGGTGGCGGGCCCCGACGAACGGTCCGAGAGCGTCGTGAGCGTCCTCCAGAAGGTGCGCTCGGCGTTCGACGCCGACCCCGAGGTCGACGCGGTACGCGAGGCGCTCCAGAGCCTCCGGCGGAAAGGTGTCGTCGAGGTGGTCTACCGAACGGTCCCGACGTTCAAACTCGCCGTCGAGCGCGACGACGTGGACGTAGAAGTCGTCTAA
- a CDS encoding efflux RND transporter permease subunit produces MNYQWLIDRIDGYIVDHSRRVILLFLVATMVFAGGLGGIETESGQQQFVEELPSFQALERVQEDFDTSFSRVNTTTTLVQSDQNVLSRSALLDMLRAQERIRESDPLRVEETESPARRVARSLDPGARTLDEQIRAVERATPGEIDAAVRRAAESGRGTFRSRLSTDFNRGSASASAMEATVTHRAGPGAGSEGGPGGASEFPPNKEDRMKRLVGSAATASTIRVQGTPPDTTTTTLTVVLPIALVLIVVMLAVAYRDLVDLLIGLTGIVMTLIWTFGFIGLVGIPFAVLLIAVPPILIAVGIDFGIHAINRYREERVEGRSVEESMRRTTDQVSVAFVIVMGTSAIGFLSNVVSAFPPTRDFGVTAAAGIVFTALIFGVFVPATKVTVDRLRERYPIPTITQTPFGSASSPLGRVLAGGVTVAERAPALFVVFVLLVTVGGGVYATGVDTGFSPDDFQPAAETPGYLQSLPEPIRPPAEFEYVKIDDFREENFEQEDRVLLYVEGPMREDTALERLYRAGRDPPPTFERDGRYADSQSIATLIRSRTRTDPDVRRVVERNDRNGNGIPDDDLPQVYDAMEESTGEDDLSGFLSEDRRSALVVYTVDGDEPNDAITDDAYRVAEDLAYEAQPTGNAVIFDEALSLVLETVIQSLVLTLVGAALFLVFVYWVVEGRPSLGVANVVPILVTVVALVASMRAFGISFNAINGTILAIAVGLGVDYSVHVVHRFVDEYEERALYPALRRTVVGTGGALTGSMLTTVFGVGVLALALNPAVGVFGVLIALSVLYAYLTSILVLPSILVLWARYVDWAAERNTDMGDARTAGR; encoded by the coding sequence ATGAACTATCAGTGGCTGATCGACCGCATCGACGGGTATATCGTCGATCACTCGCGGCGGGTTATCCTCCTCTTTCTCGTCGCGACGATGGTGTTCGCCGGCGGCCTCGGCGGCATCGAAACCGAGAGCGGCCAACAGCAGTTCGTCGAGGAACTCCCCTCCTTCCAGGCGCTGGAGCGGGTGCAGGAGGATTTCGACACGAGTTTCTCACGGGTGAACACGACGACGACGCTGGTCCAGAGCGATCAGAACGTCCTCTCCCGCTCGGCTCTGCTCGATATGCTCCGCGCACAGGAGCGAATCCGCGAGAGCGACCCCCTCCGGGTCGAAGAGACGGAGAGCCCGGCCCGACGGGTGGCCCGAAGCCTCGACCCCGGCGCGCGGACGCTCGACGAGCAGATTCGGGCGGTCGAACGGGCGACTCCGGGCGAAATCGACGCTGCCGTCCGCCGGGCGGCCGAGAGCGGGCGCGGCACCTTCCGGTCGCGGCTGAGCACGGATTTCAACCGGGGGTCGGCGTCGGCGTCGGCGATGGAGGCGACGGTCACCCATCGCGCCGGGCCGGGCGCCGGCAGCGAGGGCGGCCCCGGCGGGGCGTCGGAGTTCCCCCCGAACAAGGAGGATCGTATGAAACGACTCGTGGGGAGTGCGGCGACGGCGTCGACGATTCGCGTCCAGGGGACGCCGCCCGACACGACGACGACGACGCTGACGGTGGTGTTGCCCATCGCCCTCGTCCTGATCGTCGTCATGCTGGCCGTCGCGTACCGTGACCTCGTCGACCTGCTGATCGGCCTCACGGGCATCGTCATGACGCTGATCTGGACGTTCGGCTTCATCGGCCTCGTCGGTATTCCCTTCGCGGTCCTGCTGATCGCCGTTCCTCCCATCCTGATCGCGGTGGGTATCGACTTCGGCATCCACGCGATCAACCGCTACCGCGAGGAGCGCGTCGAGGGCCGGAGCGTCGAAGAGTCGATGCGACGGACCACCGACCAGGTGAGCGTCGCCTTCGTTATCGTGATGGGTACCTCCGCTATCGGCTTCCTCTCGAACGTCGTCAGCGCCTTCCCGCCGACGCGGGATTTCGGCGTCACCGCGGCGGCGGGGATCGTCTTCACCGCCCTCATCTTCGGCGTCTTCGTCCCGGCGACGAAGGTGACCGTCGACCGCCTCCGGGAACGGTATCCGATCCCCACGATCACACAGACGCCGTTCGGGTCGGCGTCGTCGCCGCTGGGACGCGTCCTCGCCGGCGGCGTCACGGTCGCGGAGCGCGCGCCGGCGCTGTTCGTGGTGTTCGTGCTCCTCGTGACGGTCGGTGGCGGCGTCTACGCCACGGGCGTCGACACCGGCTTCAGCCCCGACGACTTCCAGCCCGCGGCGGAGACGCCGGGCTATCTCCAGTCCCTCCCCGAACCCATCCGGCCACCGGCGGAGTTCGAATACGTGAAAATCGACGACTTCCGGGAGGAGAACTTCGAACAGGAGGACAGGGTCTTGCTGTACGTCGAGGGGCCGATGCGGGAGGACACCGCCCTCGAACGCCTCTACCGGGCGGGGCGCGATCCCCCGCCCACGTTCGAGCGCGACGGGCGGTACGCCGACTCCCAGAGCATCGCGACGCTGATCCGGTCGCGGACGCGGACCGACCCGGACGTGCGACGGGTCGTCGAGCGCAACGACCGAAACGGAAACGGCATCCCCGACGACGACCTTCCGCAGGTGTACGACGCGATGGAGGAGTCGACCGGCGAGGACGACCTCTCGGGCTTTCTGAGCGAGGATCGACGCAGCGCGCTCGTCGTCTACACCGTCGACGGCGACGAACCGAACGACGCCATCACCGACGACGCGTACCGCGTGGCCGAGGACCTGGCGTACGAGGCCCAGCCGACGGGTAACGCCGTCATCTTCGACGAAGCGCTATCGCTCGTCCTCGAAACCGTGATCCAGAGCCTCGTCCTGACGCTCGTCGGGGCGGCGCTGTTCTTGGTGTTCGTCTACTGGGTCGTGGAGGGTCGGCCGTCGCTCGGCGTCGCCAACGTCGTCCCGATTCTCGTCACCGTCGTCGCGCTCGTCGCGTCGATGCGCGCGTTCGGCATCAGTTTCAATGCGATCAACGGAACCATCCTCGCCATCGCCGTCGGCCTCGGCGTCGACTACTCCGTCCACGTCGTCCACCGGTTCGTCGACGAGTACGAGGAGCGCGCTCTCTACCCCGCGCTCCGGCGGACGGTCGTCGGCACGGGCGGGGCGCTCACCGGCAGCATGCTGACCACCGTGTTCGGTGTCGGCGTTCTGGCGCTCGCGCTCAATCCGGCCGTCGGCGTCTTCGGGGTGTTGATCGCCCTGAGCGTGCTGTACGCCTACCTCACCTCGATTCTCGTTCTGCCGTCGATCCTCGTCCTCTGGGCGCGATACGTCGACTGGGCGGCGGAGCGGAACACCGATATGGGGGACGCCCGAACCGCCGGCCGATGA
- a CDS encoding DJ-1/PfpI family protein produces the protein MATTIDILCFDGVEELDAVGPYEAFGIAAAQGAPFDVSLVTTEARDRVTAAHGLRFEPDGVLSVAAPPDLVVVPGGGWNDRDSAGAWAEAERGAIPTALADLHDAGTTVAAVCTGGMLLARAGLLDGRRAVTHAGALDDLREAGAEVVDARYVDDGDVLTAGGITAGLDLALHLIERLAGAEAAADVATHMEYDRQA, from the coding sequence ATGGCGACGACGATCGACATACTCTGTTTCGACGGGGTCGAGGAACTGGACGCCGTCGGCCCGTACGAGGCGTTCGGGATCGCGGCGGCACAAGGCGCCCCGTTCGACGTATCGCTGGTGACGACGGAGGCGCGTGATCGGGTGACTGCCGCCCACGGTCTCCGTTTCGAACCCGACGGCGTCCTCTCGGTCGCGGCGCCCCCGGATCTGGTCGTCGTCCCCGGCGGCGGGTGGAACGACCGCGATTCGGCGGGCGCGTGGGCCGAGGCGGAGCGCGGCGCGATCCCGACGGCGCTTGCCGACCTTCACGACGCCGGGACGACGGTCGCCGCCGTCTGCACCGGCGGGATGTTGCTGGCGCGGGCTGGCTTGCTCGACGGCAGACGGGCGGTCACACACGCCGGCGCTCTCGACGACCTTCGCGAGGCGGGCGCCGAGGTGGTCGACGCCCGGTACGTCGACGACGGTGACGTGCTCACCGCCGGCGGCATCACCGCGGGATTGGATCTGGCGCTCCACCTGATCGAGCGACTGGCGGGCGCCGAGGCGGCCGCCGACGTGGCGACCCACATGGAGTACGACCGGCAGGCGTAG
- the sod gene encoding superoxide dismutase, which yields MSYELDPLPYDYDALEPHISEQVLTWHHDTHHQGYVNGWNSAEETLEENRESHDFGSSAGAIRNVTHNGCGHILHDLFWNCMSPEGGDEPSGALADRIEEDFGSYEAWKGEFEAAAGAASGWALLVYDSFSNQLRNVVVDKHDQGALWGSHPILALDVWEHSYYHDYGPARGDFVDNYFDVVDWSEPSARYEQAVELFE from the coding sequence ATGAGCTACGAACTCGATCCACTGCCGTACGACTACGACGCTCTCGAACCGCACATCTCCGAGCAGGTGCTGACCTGGCATCACGACACCCACCATCAGGGCTACGTGAACGGCTGGAACAGCGCCGAGGAGACGCTCGAGGAGAACCGCGAGTCGCACGACTTCGGCTCCTCCGCCGGCGCCATCCGGAACGTAACCCACAACGGCTGTGGGCACATCCTGCACGACCTGTTCTGGAACTGCATGTCGCCGGAGGGTGGCGACGAGCCGAGCGGTGCCCTCGCCGACCGGATCGAGGAGGACTTCGGCTCCTACGAGGCCTGGAAGGGTGAGTTCGAAGCCGCGGCGGGTGCGGCCAGCGGCTGGGCACTCCTGGTGTACGACAGCTTCTCCAATCAGCTTCGCAACGTCGTCGTCGACAAGCACGACCAGGGCGCGCTCTGGGGTAGCCACCCCATCCTCGCGCTCGACGTCTGGGAGCACTCGTACTACCACGACTACGGTCCGGCCCGCGGCGACTTCGTCGATAACTACTTCGATGTCGTCGACTGGTCCGAGCCGAGCGCCCGCTACGAGCAGGCCGTCGAACTCTTCGAGTAA
- a CDS encoding nitrous oxide reductase accessory protein NosL has translation MTPRLSRRRFVAVASVLTAGLAGCAGGDSDATPTATPTASATATAARTDPASVPDDASCAVCNMVPANFADYNAQLTVEGGGRVFFCSSGCLGAYYVDPGHFAPSHEGATFAGIWVHDHETTDLIDATAAWFVRETNADRVDDPMRRNPLPFADRADAEAYVAEYDGLTDAAILRLTDFDMELAGFYRGRFFE, from the coding sequence GTGACCCCCCGACTCTCCCGTCGCCGCTTCGTCGCCGTCGCGAGCGTCCTGACCGCCGGCCTTGCGGGCTGTGCAGGTGGTGACAGTGACGCGACGCCGACGGCAACGCCAACCGCATCGGCGACGGCTACCGCCGCCCGCACCGACCCCGCGTCAGTCCCCGACGACGCCTCCTGTGCGGTCTGTAACATGGTTCCCGCGAACTTCGCCGACTACAACGCCCAGTTGACCGTCGAGGGGGGCGGTCGCGTCTTTTTTTGTTCGTCGGGCTGTCTGGGCGCGTACTACGTCGATCCAGGTCACTTCGCGCCGTCCCACGAAGGGGCGACGTTCGCGGGAATCTGGGTGCACGATCACGAAACGACGGACCTGATCGACGCTACGGCGGCGTGGTTCGTCCGCGAGACGAACGCCGACCGGGTGGACGATCCGATGCGACGCAACCCGCTTCCTTTCGCCGACCGGGCCGACGCCGAGGCGTACGTCGCCGAGTACGACGGCCTCACCGACGCGGCCATCCTCCGGTTGACCGACTTCGATATGGAACTGGCGGGGTTCTACCGCGGTCGCTTCTTCGAGTAG
- a CDS encoding DUF5827 family protein, which produces MPRPKDAFDGIYPCDFYTPEELLDADQMYTIYEIARLLQGLEPDADVDEGTEAVLVDWAVPWVMKNAADLVVGEPPTDEDPGYYGLKTD; this is translated from the coding sequence ATGCCCCGACCGAAAGACGCGTTCGACGGGATCTACCCCTGTGACTTCTATACGCCCGAGGAGTTGCTCGACGCCGACCAGATGTACACCATCTACGAAATCGCCCGGCTGTTACAGGGCCTCGAACCGGACGCCGACGTCGACGAGGGGACCGAGGCCGTCCTCGTCGACTGGGCGGTTCCCTGGGTGATGAAAAACGCCGCCGATCTGGTGGTCGGCGAACCGCCGACCGACGAGGACCCGGGCTACTACGGGTTGAAAACGGACTAG
- a CDS encoding MBL fold metallo-hydrolase: MDTIGNLAAGVQAFTSNVFLVTGDRTALVDTGANFDVVSRIEERVDGLDTVVLTHTHRDHVGNVDAVRESFGVETVGYDPSHPAVDDELGGTVRLGDDDYRVLHTPGHKDDHVCLYAADAKVCFAGDLVFAGGSFGRTDLDEGDRATLIRSIDRLLERLDSDLAALHTGHGPSVTDGAYETVEYAARAARQS; the protein is encoded by the coding sequence ATGGACACCATCGGGAATCTCGCAGCCGGCGTGCAGGCATTTACGAGCAACGTCTTCCTCGTGACCGGCGACCGGACGGCGCTCGTCGACACCGGCGCCAACTTCGACGTCGTCTCGCGGATCGAGGAACGGGTCGACGGCCTCGACACCGTCGTCCTCACCCACACCCACCGCGACCACGTCGGCAACGTCGACGCAGTCCGCGAGTCGTTCGGCGTCGAGACGGTCGGCTACGACCCCAGCCACCCCGCCGTCGACGACGAACTCGGCGGGACGGTCCGACTGGGCGACGACGACTACCGGGTCCTCCACACGCCCGGCCACAAGGACGACCACGTCTGTCTCTACGCGGCCGACGCGAAGGTCTGTTTCGCGGGTGACCTGGTCTTCGCCGGAGGCTCGTTCGGTCGGACGGATCTGGATGAAGGGGACCGGGCGACGCTGATCCGGAGCATCGACCGACTTCTCGAACGCCTCGACTCTGATCTCGCCGCCCTCCACACCGGTCACGGGCCGAGCGTGACCGACGGCGCGTACGAGACGGTCGAGTACGCGGCGCGGGCGGCGCGGCAGTCCTAG
- the thyX gene encoding FAD-dependent thymidylate synthase: MEVTLLEATPDPERVVCSAARNDYLTEFVGDIPFAEAMDGIEGEDIEEKKRTLIGHLLDHGHFGPFEHPQATFAIEGVSRSCMAQITRHRHVSFDIQSMRYVSFDDVDPDDVEDGTMVVTPPSAIDPDWIGRNQSSGAVDEETVAERERVFRESVRESVESYQELLDLGMPPEDARFVLPIGTEVNIVMSLNARMLMHVADMRAAADSQWEIREMTEDILDLAAEWCPLTFEHYEKHMKGRKNRLAP; this comes from the coding sequence ATGGAGGTCACACTACTGGAAGCGACGCCCGATCCGGAGCGAGTGGTCTGTTCGGCGGCGCGAAACGACTATCTCACGGAGTTCGTCGGCGACATCCCGTTCGCGGAGGCGATGGACGGTATCGAGGGGGAGGACATCGAGGAAAAAAAGCGGACGCTCATCGGCCACCTGCTCGATCACGGTCACTTCGGGCCGTTCGAACACCCGCAGGCCACGTTCGCGATCGAGGGCGTCAGCCGGTCGTGTATGGCCCAGATCACCCGACACAGACACGTCAGCTTCGATATTCAGAGTATGCGCTACGTCTCCTTCGACGACGTGGACCCCGACGACGTGGAGGACGGCACGATGGTCGTGACGCCGCCCTCGGCGATAGATCCCGACTGGATCGGCCGGAACCAGTCGAGCGGCGCCGTCGACGAGGAGACGGTCGCGGAGCGCGAACGGGTCTTCCGCGAGTCGGTGCGGGAGTCCGTCGAATCGTATCAGGAACTCCTCGATCTGGGAATGCCGCCCGAAGACGCCCGCTTCGTCCTCCCCATCGGCACCGAGGTCAACATCGTCATGTCGCTGAACGCCCGGATGCTGATGCACGTCGCCGACATGCGCGCCGCCGCCGACAGCCAGTGGGAGATACGCGAGATGACCGAGGACATCCTCGACCTGGCCGCCGAGTGGTGCCCACTCACCTTCGAACACTACGAGAAGCACATGAAAGGCCGGAAGAACCGCCTCGCGCCGTAG
- a CDS encoding TRAM domain-containing protein: protein MAERPVTTGETHVVAIEELGSEGDGVGYVDDFAVLVGDATLGETVQVKITDVDSTFARGEVVGAEFGYE, encoded by the coding sequence ATGGCCGAACGACCCGTTACGACCGGCGAAACACACGTCGTCGCAATCGAGGAGCTCGGTTCGGAGGGCGACGGCGTCGGCTACGTCGACGACTTCGCGGTCCTCGTCGGTGACGCGACCCTTGGGGAGACGGTGCAGGTGAAGATCACGGACGTGGACTCGACCTTCGCGCGCGGCGAGGTGGTCGGCGCCGAGTTCGGCTACGAGTAG